A portion of the Flavobacterium magnum genome contains these proteins:
- a CDS encoding 2TM domain-containing protein, whose protein sequence is MQTDYRQEERFREAKKRVEELKGFYGNLTSYIVVNIGLAILNLMTSPEQLWFFWPMFGWGIGVLFHAMKVFRFTPFMGKDWEERKIRQFMEAERKRNESFKSE, encoded by the coding sequence AGGAGCGATTTCGCGAGGCCAAAAAGAGGGTCGAGGAACTCAAGGGATTTTATGGCAATTTGACATCTTACATTGTGGTGAATATCGGACTGGCGATACTGAATCTGATGACTTCGCCGGAACAGCTATGGTTTTTCTGGCCGATGTTCGGCTGGGGAATCGGGGTGCTGTTCCATGCCATGAAAGTATTCCGATTCACGCCATTTATGGGTAAGGACTGGGAGGAACGCAAAATCCGCCAGTTTATGGAAGCAGAAAGGAAACGCAACGAATCGTTTAAGAGCGAATAA
- a CDS encoding 2TM domain-containing protein, with translation MKTYKESPVNENYAFAEKRVKRIKGFYTHLLIYAVINLAALIAVYFEVKTVSDFWKLKNFWMLLSWGVGLAAHAVSVFGPHVLFGPKWEERKIRQIIEKERKSQHWE, from the coding sequence ATGAAGACGTACAAAGAATCCCCGGTCAATGAAAATTATGCGTTTGCTGAAAAAAGGGTCAAGCGCATCAAAGGGTTTTATACGCACCTGCTCATTTACGCAGTAATCAACCTGGCCGCATTGATTGCAGTTTATTTTGAGGTAAAGACGGTATCCGACTTTTGGAAACTGAAAAACTTCTGGATGCTCCTGTCTTGGGGCGTCGGCCTTGCCGCGCATGCTGTTTCCGTATTCGGACCCCATGTATTGTTCGGACCAAAATGGGAAGAACGCAAGATACGCCAGATCATAGAAAAGGAGCGAAAATCACAACACTGGGAATAA
- a CDS encoding LytR/AlgR family response regulator transcription factor, with protein MNLIIIEDEKPAARLLQRKLEKFGLKTATMLHSVEDAVAWFQNNPHPDLIFLDIQLSDGLSFEIFEKVDIRSAVIFTTAYDEYALRAFKLNSVDYLLKPIDEDELEAALHKFRAMIPQQPFDFESIRRMFSNPSEKNHKSRFTVKIGQHLKVIGIDEIECFYSENKGTYLHTLDNRDYLIESSLETLEQELDPDKFYRISRKFIVPLQSIREIVVYSNSRLKLILPTYKSDDVVVSREKVSDFKAWIN; from the coding sequence ATGAACCTGATCATTATCGAAGACGAAAAGCCGGCAGCCAGGCTATTGCAGCGTAAACTCGAAAAATTCGGATTAAAGACAGCGACGATGCTCCATTCGGTGGAAGATGCGGTCGCGTGGTTTCAGAATAACCCGCATCCGGATTTGATTTTCCTGGATATCCAGCTTTCCGACGGACTCTCTTTCGAAATTTTCGAAAAGGTCGACATACGCAGCGCCGTGATTTTTACGACGGCTTACGACGAATATGCATTGCGCGCGTTCAAGCTCAATAGTGTTGATTATCTGTTGAAGCCCATTGACGAAGACGAGCTTGAAGCGGCACTTCACAAGTTTCGTGCCATGATACCACAGCAGCCGTTTGATTTTGAATCCATCCGCAGGATGTTCTCCAATCCGTCCGAAAAAAATCATAAAAGCAGGTTCACCGTCAAGATCGGCCAGCACCTTAAAGTCATTGGCATTGATGAGATTGAGTGTTTCTACAGTGAAAATAAAGGCACCTACCTCCACACGCTCGACAACCGGGACTACCTCATTGAGAGCTCGCTGGAAACATTAGAGCAGGAACTCGACCCGGATAAATTTTACCGCATCAGCCGCAAATTTATTGTGCCGTTGCAGTCCATCCGTGAAATCGTCGTGTACAGCAACTCGAGACTGAAGCTGATCTTACCTACGTACAAGAGTGACGATGTGGTCGTCAGCCGCGAGAAGGTATCGGATTTTAAAGCATGGATCAATTAG
- a CDS encoding CsbD family protein, protein MPNSTEIKGNWEEFKGKLKQKFADLTDDDLLYEEGKEQEMWGKLQQKLGKTEKEIKSLFD, encoded by the coding sequence ATGCCGAATTCAACTGAAATTAAAGGAAACTGGGAAGAGTTTAAAGGAAAGCTCAAACAGAAATTTGCCGACTTAACCGACGACGATTTGTTGTACGAAGAGGGCAAAGAGCAGGAAATGTGGGGAAAATTGCAACAGAAACTTGGAAAAACCGAAAAAGAAATTAAATCCTTATTCGACTAA